A stretch of the Proteus sp. ZN5 genome encodes the following:
- the tssC gene encoding type VI secretion system contractile sheath large subunit gives MSLVNEAQQDQVTTSGGSLLDEIMAQSRMSPETEAYDIAKQGVAAFISNIFANPSEEEPINKLLIDKMLVELDTQLSAQVDQILHAPKFQEIESSWRSLKLLVDRTDFRENIKINILHATKEELLEDFEFSPEIVQSGFYQHVYSSGYGQFGGEPVATVIGNYAFNNTTPDLKLMQYVSAVGAMAHAPFISSVSPNFLGINSYAELPAIKDLKSVFEGPAHTKWRSLRESEDARYLGLTAPRFLVRLPYSPTENPIKLFNYSEDVKQDHEHYLWGNTAFLLASCINDSFAKYRWCPNIIGPQSGGTVGDLPVHNFEAMGELQTKIPTEVLVTDRREFELAEEGFITLTMRKGSDNAAFFSANSVQKPKNYPNTREGKLAETNYKLGTQLPYMFIINRLAHYIKVLQREQIGSWKERQDLERELNIWLKQYIADQENPPADVRSRRPLRSAQIQVLDVDGDPGWYQVAIQVRPHFKYMGANFELSLVGRLDKE, from the coding sequence ATGTCTTTAGTTAATGAAGCCCAACAAGATCAGGTGACAACGTCTGGCGGCTCTTTACTTGATGAAATTATGGCGCAATCAAGAATGTCGCCAGAAACCGAAGCTTATGATATTGCCAAACAAGGCGTTGCTGCCTTTATTAGTAATATTTTTGCTAATCCGTCAGAAGAAGAGCCAATCAATAAACTGCTGATTGATAAAATGCTTGTTGAGTTAGACACTCAGCTAAGTGCTCAAGTTGACCAAATTTTACATGCGCCAAAATTTCAAGAAATTGAGTCTTCATGGCGTTCATTAAAATTACTTGTTGATCGTACTGATTTTCGTGAAAACATTAAAATCAACATCTTACATGCGACAAAAGAAGAGCTATTAGAAGATTTTGAGTTTTCACCTGAGATTGTGCAATCAGGTTTTTATCAGCACGTTTACTCTTCAGGCTATGGTCAATTCGGTGGTGAGCCTGTCGCGACTGTGATTGGTAACTATGCCTTTAATAACACCACGCCTGATCTGAAATTAATGCAGTACGTCAGTGCCGTGGGTGCAATGGCTCATGCGCCATTTATTTCATCTGTTTCACCTAATTTCTTAGGCATTAATAGCTATGCTGAATTACCAGCTATTAAAGATTTGAAATCAGTATTTGAAGGCCCTGCTCACACAAAATGGCGTTCATTGCGCGAATCTGAAGATGCACGTTATTTAGGTTTAACAGCACCTCGTTTCTTAGTGCGCTTACCTTATTCACCTACTGAGAATCCAATTAAGTTATTTAATTATTCTGAAGATGTGAAACAAGACCATGAGCATTACTTATGGGGTAATACCGCTTTCTTATTAGCAAGTTGTATTAATGACAGCTTTGCAAAATATCGCTGGTGTCCAAATATTATTGGTCCTCAAAGTGGCGGAACTGTAGGTGATTTACCTGTTCATAACTTTGAAGCGATGGGTGAATTACAAACTAAGATCCCAACAGAAGTTTTAGTCACTGACAGACGTGAATTTGAATTAGCAGAAGAAGGTTTTATCACCTTAACAATGCGTAAAGGTAGTGATAATGCGGCATTCTTCTCTGCAAACTCAGTACAAAAACCGAAAAACTATCCTAATACACGTGAAGGAAAATTAGCAGAAACTAACTATAAGTTAGGAACTCAACTTCCTTACATGTTTATTATCAATCGCTTAGCTCACTATATTAAAGTGCTACAACGCGAACAAATTGGCTCATGGAAAGAGCGCCAAGATCTTGAGCGTGAGCTTAATATCTGGCTAAAACAATATATTGCGGATCAAGAAAATCCACCAGCAGATGTTCGTAGTAGACGCCCTCTTCGCTCAGCTCAAATCCAAGTTCTTGATGTTGATGGTGATCCAGGTTGGTATCAAGTGGCTATTCAAGTTCGCCCTCATTTTAAATATATGGGTGCAAACTTTGAGTTATCACTTGTTGGTCGCTTAGATAAGGAATAA
- the tssK gene encoding type VI secretion system baseplate subunit TssK, whose product MSTKNKVIWHEGLFIKPQHFQQQQRYQDYIIETLIKTYHAHYYGLSQLTLNTELLSLGRIGLKEAAGIMPDGTLFSIPQQDNLPSPIDISQINEGSDNVVYLALPLQNNTVSEISHSHNGNHLLARYSDVLTQVRDLHTENGDISQVNIAKLNPILKLGKTELDAYVMLPLCKIREISADGSLILDKNYIPTCLNSRICPILAEFLAEVEGALFERGRQIAERIGSPGQQGIADVAEFMMLQLLNRAYPQFSHLSKQTVVHPEQLFKELLQFNGEIQTFTNGSRLPDKLPIYRHYDLASGFLPLIKSIRQALSVVLTPRAVPIPLQKQEHGIRVATIHDRQLLQSAEFIIAVRAQLPQEQLRRQFAQQAKVTSVNQIRDLVSVQMPGVGFIPLSTAPRQLPYHSGYTYFRLDPQGESWADIQKHGNIAFHVSGQFPELDIQLWAIRSGTQHE is encoded by the coding sequence ATGTCGACGAAAAATAAAGTGATATGGCATGAAGGGTTGTTTATTAAACCTCAGCATTTTCAGCAACAGCAACGTTATCAAGACTATATTATTGAAACGCTGATAAAAACCTATCACGCGCATTACTATGGTTTAAGCCAACTGACGCTGAATACTGAATTATTAAGCCTTGGTCGTATTGGTCTTAAAGAAGCCGCCGGCATTATGCCTGACGGCACGCTGTTTTCTATTCCACAGCAAGATAATCTTCCTTCACCGATTGATATTTCACAAATTAATGAAGGCAGTGACAATGTGGTTTATTTGGCATTGCCGTTACAAAACAACACTGTCAGTGAAATTTCTCACTCTCATAACGGCAATCATTTATTAGCCCGTTATAGCGATGTATTAACACAAGTGCGTGATTTGCATACGGAGAATGGGGATATCAGCCAAGTTAATATTGCAAAGCTTAATCCTATATTGAAATTAGGCAAAACAGAGCTAGATGCTTATGTGATGTTGCCACTTTGCAAAATAAGAGAGATCAGCGCTGATGGTAGTTTAATTCTAGATAAAAACTACATTCCTACCTGTTTAAATTCACGGATCTGCCCTATTTTGGCGGAGTTTTTGGCAGAAGTTGAAGGTGCTTTATTTGAGCGAGGACGCCAAATAGCAGAGCGTATAGGCTCTCCTGGTCAGCAAGGTATTGCCGATGTCGCTGAATTTATGATGCTACAGCTACTTAATCGTGCTTATCCTCAATTTTCACATTTATCTAAGCAGACAGTCGTTCACCCAGAGCAACTCTTTAAAGAGCTACTTCAATTTAATGGTGAAATTCAAACCTTTACTAATGGCTCTCGTTTGCCTGATAAATTACCAATTTATCGACACTATGACTTGGCTTCTGGCTTTTTACCTCTAATTAAATCTATTCGACAAGCGCTAAGTGTGGTTCTAACACCAAGAGCAGTGCCAATTCCATTGCAAAAACAAGAGCATGGTATTCGTGTTGCGACAATTCATGACAGACAACTTCTGCAAAGTGCTGAATTTATTATTGCGGTACGCGCTCAGTTACCTCAAGAGCAACTGCGTCGCCAATTCGCACAACAGGCAAAAGTCACTTCAGTGAATCAAATTCGTGATTTAGTCAGTGTTCAAATGCCCGGTGTTGGCTTTATTCCGTTATCAACAGCTCCTCGTCAGTTGCCATATCACTCAGGCTATACCTATTTCCGCTTAGATCCTCAAGGCGAATCATGGGCTGATATACAAAAACACGGAAATATTGCATTCCACGTATCAGGACAATTCCCTGAACTTGATATTCAACTTTGGGCAATAAGAAGTGGAACTCAACATGAGTGA
- the tssJ gene encoding type VI secretion system lipoprotein TssJ, with translation MSIKTFMTYLFFIFVTTQLSGCSGSIEAISKIGKVMWDPSTPVGKEKEQPSVVSFTLLAEPEINPNHQGEATPVQLQIVYMNEDSIFASLDQDQIIEEDCDLKKLLKRNYIDHQDYTLLPDQYKPLDPIELDKKNKYIGIIAYYSDVNITQWKKILKINGIGHHYKLLVHIKENEIEFRKEEDQ, from the coding sequence ATGTCGATAAAAACATTCATGACTTATCTCTTTTTTATTTTTGTAACCACCCAATTAAGTGGGTGCAGTGGCTCTATTGAAGCCATATCAAAAATAGGCAAAGTCATGTGGGATCCGTCAACACCAGTGGGTAAAGAAAAAGAACAGCCTTCGGTTGTCTCATTCACATTATTAGCTGAGCCTGAAATCAATCCTAATCATCAAGGAGAGGCAACGCCGGTTCAATTACAAATTGTTTATATGAATGAAGATTCGATCTTTGCCTCTTTAGATCAAGACCAAATTATTGAAGAAGATTGCGATCTGAAAAAGCTATTAAAGAGAAATTATATCGATCATCAAGATTACACCCTTTTACCCGATCAATACAAACCGCTCGATCCCATTGAGCTGGATAAAAAGAATAAATATATCGGGATCATTGCCTATTACTCTGACGTCAATATTACTCAATGGAAGAAAATATTAAAAATCAATGGGATTGGTCATCATTACAAACTGCTAGTCCATATCAAAGAAAATGAAATTGAATTTAGAAAAGAAGAGGATCAATAA
- the tssF gene encoding type VI secretion system baseplate subunit TssF, whose amino-acid sequence MSSNHYFDNELSYLDKLEQYVATEKPQLINQISERVRDPDAARLLDGIAYLSGNLREQIDRQFPELTNSLVNMLWPAYARPFPSMTAMEYRTEATQKCAVKIVKGQPFISRPLYIQNELAENDEDNWHKCQFTQCRDLWVLPIQIVQVTQNQDTLDIHFSLNQLQSLSTVGLEKLCIYLNGLSYTTTQLFYLLNNKVRKAKITTTHHQFTLEHFAVEPIGFHAEDSLLPYPKNSYEGYRLLQEYFCFPEAFMSLSIKGLNNIPPALVSDAFTLSIQFDSEIPEAMLITEDCIKINCVPAVNLFGSESEAINLTGKETEYVLNKSHKKQDCYDIFSINTIQGLRYIPNQRSYITRYTAFESFHHQNNQDNPERTGYYRLKIAHHKSHYGYQHTLSFVRNNEANLLNCEESISVSMNCTNRTLASSLSSHSIKLDDNSVISEGLSASNIIKPTKALYPLLGNTLYWSELTNLSINYQSLLSLTALKQILQLYDFKATFHQQSARQSQKCLDAITNLKTESIEYLYKGLPVRGVKTTLSIHQNAFISEGAMYLFCSVLAQFFTLYTSVNMFHELEVVNLDNKEIYLWPAKINQQILK is encoded by the coding sequence ATGTCTTCAAATCACTATTTTGACAATGAATTAAGCTACCTTGATAAGCTTGAACAGTATGTTGCAACTGAAAAACCGCAACTTATCAATCAAATATCTGAAAGAGTGCGTGATCCTGATGCCGCACGCCTTTTAGATGGCATTGCGTATTTATCAGGTAATTTACGAGAACAAATAGATAGACAATTTCCTGAACTGACAAACAGTTTAGTTAATATGCTATGGCCTGCTTACGCACGTCCATTTCCTAGCATGACAGCGATGGAATATCGTACTGAAGCCACTCAAAAATGTGCGGTTAAAATAGTCAAAGGACAACCCTTTATTAGCCGTCCACTCTATATTCAAAATGAATTAGCCGAAAATGATGAAGATAATTGGCATAAATGCCAATTTACGCAATGTCGTGATTTATGGGTACTTCCAATACAAATAGTACAAGTGACTCAAAATCAAGACACATTGGATATTCATTTTTCTCTAAACCAATTACAGTCACTATCAACAGTTGGTTTAGAGAAGCTGTGTATTTATCTTAATGGTCTCTCTTATACAACGACTCAGTTATTTTATTTATTAAATAACAAAGTTAGAAAAGCAAAAATAACAACGACTCATCATCAATTTACCTTAGAGCATTTTGCGGTTGAACCTATTGGTTTTCATGCGGAAGACTCTCTTTTGCCTTATCCTAAAAACAGTTATGAAGGATATCGTTTATTACAGGAATATTTTTGTTTTCCTGAAGCTTTTATGTCTTTATCCATTAAAGGATTAAATAATATTCCTCCTGCTTTGGTTTCAGATGCTTTTACATTATCAATTCAATTTGATAGTGAAATTCCAGAAGCCATGCTGATCACGGAAGATTGCATAAAAATCAATTGTGTACCTGCTGTTAATTTATTTGGATCAGAAAGTGAAGCGATAAATTTAACGGGAAAAGAAACAGAATATGTTTTAAATAAAAGCCATAAAAAACAGGATTGTTATGATATTTTTTCGATAAATACAATCCAAGGTTTGCGCTATATTCCAAATCAGCGTTCTTATATTACACGTTACACGGCTTTTGAAAGTTTTCATCATCAAAATAATCAAGATAACCCTGAAAGAACAGGTTATTACCGTTTAAAAATAGCACACCATAAATCACATTATGGTTATCAACACACCTTGTCATTTGTACGAAATAATGAAGCTAATTTACTAAATTGCGAGGAAAGTATTTCAGTATCAATGAACTGTACTAACCGTACACTCGCTTCTTCATTATCTTCTCATTCGATAAAGCTTGATGATAATAGTGTTATTTCAGAGGGGTTATCTGCCAGTAATATTATTAAGCCAACAAAGGCACTTTATCCTTTATTAGGAAATACGTTGTATTGGTCAGAGCTCACTAATTTATCGATTAATTATCAATCTCTATTGAGCTTAACTGCACTCAAACAAATCTTACAGCTATATGATTTTAAAGCGACATTTCATCAGCAATCGGCTCGCCAATCTCAAAAATGCCTCGATGCAATTACAAATTTAAAAACAGAGTCTATCGAGTATTTATATAAAGGTTTGCCTGTAAGAGGTGTGAAAACCACATTATCGATACATCAGAATGCCTTTATTTCAGAAGGGGCAATGTATCTATTTTGTTCTGTGCTAGCACAATTTTTTACCCTTTATACCAGCGTTAATATGTTTCACGAATTGGAAGTTGTTAATTTAGATAATAAGGAAATTTATCTTTGGCCAGCGAAAATAAATCAGCAAATACTCAAATAA
- the tagH gene encoding type VI secretion system-associated FHA domain protein TagH, protein MDNYLPTISFRLINSELLESGYVPNSQFTQLGGTIGSGKQSHWVIQDTQSSIASTQCAIVWQDKQFCLKTLAEPVYINNALIPIHIGAVCLSQNDQVRIGQLVLSVNINLTQNNKPDLMAMTPQSLIETDDNPLDPLLQKNPPSVHKTENHMPLAPTVSGSMTHDPLKALESESLELIQASSSNTHHYSLSSPRSDNQGDLMVQEFMDLPEITSQDNETNADVDYVAINPLMKGLGVHLNLKNSQQANDFLIELGKTTQSAIKGLLALQQQENLQDKQLRPIEDNPLRLNNEYDSVMRLMFTDERSPVHLSAPSAVTESLHNVQLHYLANQEAISAALTTLLEAFSPEHLLKRFSHYRRSYDNTQSDSAWAWDMYTNYYNELASSRQQGFEKLFYEVYTHAYDRALRKGLDEV, encoded by the coding sequence ATGGATAATTATTTACCCACAATCTCTTTTCGCTTAATAAATAGTGAGTTGCTTGAAAGTGGCTATGTACCAAATAGTCAATTCACACAACTTGGTGGCACGATTGGTAGCGGTAAGCAATCACACTGGGTAATACAAGATACTCAATCATCTATTGCCTCCACGCAATGTGCTATCGTTTGGCAAGATAAACAATTTTGTTTAAAAACACTGGCTGAGCCTGTTTATATTAATAACGCGCTGATCCCTATTCATATTGGGGCGGTCTGTTTATCTCAAAATGATCAGGTCAGAATTGGGCAACTTGTTTTATCCGTTAATATCAATTTAACGCAAAACAATAAGCCTGATCTTATGGCGATGACGCCACAATCGTTGATCGAGACTGATGATAATCCGCTAGATCCTTTGCTACAAAAAAATCCCCCTTCTGTTCATAAAACAGAAAACCATATGCCTTTAGCTCCAACAGTTTCAGGTTCAATGACGCATGATCCATTAAAAGCCCTTGAGAGCGAAAGCTTAGAGCTTATTCAAGCGTCATCTTCAAACACACATCACTACTCTCTTTCTTCGCCTCGTTCAGATAACCAGGGAGATCTCATGGTTCAGGAATTTATGGATTTGCCAGAAATAACGTCTCAAGATAATGAAACAAATGCAGACGTAGACTATGTCGCAATTAATCCATTAATGAAAGGGCTAGGCGTACACCTTAACTTAAAAAACTCACAGCAAGCGAATGATTTTCTTATTGAATTAGGAAAAACGACGCAATCTGCAATTAAAGGTTTGTTGGCATTACAACAGCAGGAAAATTTACAAGATAAACAGCTGCGCCCAATTGAAGATAACCCGCTTCGTTTAAATAATGAATATGACAGTGTTATGCGTTTAATGTTTACGGATGAACGTAGCCCTGTCCATTTATCTGCGCCTTCGGCTGTCACGGAAAGCTTACATAATGTGCAACTTCATTATCTTGCTAATCAAGAAGCCATTTCCGCTGCATTAACCACGCTATTAGAAGCATTCTCGCCAGAGCATTTATTAAAACGCTTTTCTCATTATCGCCGTAGTTACGACAACACCCAAAGTGATAGCGCTTGGGCTTGGGATATGTATACCAATTATTACAATGAGTTAGCATCATCTCGTCAACAAGGTTTTGAGAAACTGTTTTATGAGGTCTATACCCACGCTTATGACCGAGCCTTAAGAAAAGGGCTTGATGAGGTGTGA
- a CDS encoding RHS domain-containing protein: MVHQHGFRAKTWYYQWNTLNQLTACFNPDGECWRYTYDAFGRRLSKSKVVDNRPITPPNSPFKNKRVQRVDYLWSGDQMVQETPIYADGTPAYDSQIQWLYQPGEITPTARYQRGKLHYVVTDHQGTPREIFSEKGIVSWAGRLNTWGQMAFWQSHDNYADNDPEYTECC, encoded by the coding sequence GTGGTTCATCAACACGGTTTTCGAGCAAAAACCTGGTATTACCAATGGAATACGCTGAACCAACTTACCGCCTGTTTTAATCCTGATGGGGAATGTTGGCGTTACACTTACGATGCCTTTGGGCGACGACTCAGTAAAAGCAAGGTGGTCGATAATCGCCCTATTACACCGCCCAATTCACCCTTTAAAAATAAACGTGTTCAGCGTGTCGATTACTTGTGGTCTGGCGACCAGATGGTGCAAGAAACCCCGATTTATGCCGACGGCACACCGGCTTATGATTCGCAAATTCAGTGGCTCTATCAACCCGGTGAAATTACTCCCACAGCCCGTTATCAACGTGGAAAACTGCATTATGTCGTCACTGACCATCAAGGCACGCCACGCGAAATCTTTAGTGAAAAAGGGATTGTCAGCTGGGCGGGACGGTTAAACACATGGGGACAAATGGCGTTTTGGCAATCCCATGATAATTATGCCGATAACGACCCTGAATATACCGAATGTTGCTAA
- the tssB gene encoding type VI secretion system contractile sheath small subunit, translated as MSKNTLGSVAPKERINIKYIPNDGGVQSEVELPLNMLIVGDMKGKTEETPIEDRKTISINQNNFNSVMESAGISLNIAVPNALDEKSESDLNVNLEIKSLQDFSPDNIARQVPELKKLLELREALVALKGPLGNIPAFRKRLQELLENEATREQLLKELDIANQK; from the coding sequence ATGAGTAAAAATACTCTTGGTAGTGTTGCGCCCAAAGAACGTATTAATATTAAATACATCCCTAATGATGGTGGTGTTCAATCTGAAGTCGAATTGCCTTTAAATATGCTTATTGTGGGTGATATGAAAGGAAAGACGGAAGAAACTCCCATTGAAGATCGTAAAACCATTTCGATTAACCAGAACAACTTTAATTCTGTTATGGAAAGCGCTGGTATTAGCCTTAATATTGCGGTTCCAAATGCATTAGATGAAAAAAGTGAGTCTGATCTTAACGTCAATTTAGAGATTAAATCACTACAAGATTTTTCTCCTGATAATATTGCACGCCAAGTTCCTGAGCTAAAAAAACTATTAGAACTAAGAGAAGCGCTCGTTGCGCTAAAAGGTCCTCTTGGCAATATCCCTGCTTTTAGAAAACGTCTGCAAGAGCTTCTGGAAAATGAAGCCACACGCGAACAGTTACTCAAAGAGCTCGATATTGCTAACCAAAAATAA
- the tssG gene encoding type VI secretion system baseplate subunit TssG, translated as MTDIEKIQSWLNKKAGKSVTEYSFYQLVELLNKLHSQNTALNNESTIQFRSSANTAFPTRDVVSLRQDEQGQFDLEVSFLGLHGSQSPLPGYYLDHFAWEEAQQANQLTDYLNLFNHRLVTLLHRIWRKYRYYICFEDGGHDAFSRHMFSLVGLGSEANRGMMNINHSKMLAYAGLLASPSRSPDVICSLISHCFDLEKVELIGWEIRKVPIPEDQQNRLGIIARHSGQKSRPKMVLGENFNIGSHIYDCNGKCTIEISELPLERYMSFLPNGKDFLSLITFVSYIMHEQLAWDLRLRIADKQAYGICLGKEQHNQLGWQSFLGKPEANPSVTMTILE; from the coding sequence ATAACAGATATTGAGAAAATACAAAGCTGGCTAAATAAAAAAGCGGGCAAATCTGTTACTGAATACAGCTTCTATCAATTAGTTGAGTTGCTTAATAAACTGCATTCTCAAAACACGGCATTGAATAATGAAAGCACTATTCAGTTTAGATCAAGCGCTAATACAGCGTTTCCAACTCGTGATGTTGTTTCATTACGTCAAGATGAACAAGGCCAATTTGATCTTGAAGTCTCTTTTTTGGGTTTGCATGGTAGCCAGTCGCCACTACCGGGTTATTACCTTGATCATTTCGCATGGGAAGAGGCTCAACAAGCCAATCAATTAACGGACTATCTTAATTTATTTAATCACCGCTTAGTGACTTTACTTCATCGTATATGGCGTAAATATCGCTATTACATCTGTTTTGAAGATGGTGGGCATGATGCATTTTCTCGTCATATGTTCTCATTGGTAGGACTAGGAAGTGAAGCCAATCGTGGCATGATGAACATCAACCACAGCAAAATGCTGGCTTATGCTGGATTACTTGCCAGTCCAAGTCGCTCTCCCGATGTTATTTGTAGCTTAATTTCTCACTGTTTTGATTTAGAAAAAGTTGAATTAATTGGATGGGAAATACGCAAAGTACCTATTCCTGAAGATCAACAAAACCGCTTAGGGATTATTGCGCGCCACTCAGGGCAGAAATCACGCCCTAAAATGGTTTTAGGTGAGAATTTTAATATTGGCTCTCATATCTATGATTGCAATGGTAAATGCACGATTGAAATCAGTGAATTACCACTTGAGCGTTATATGTCGTTTCTTCCTAATGGCAAAGACTTTTTGTCACTTATTACTTTTGTTTCTTACATCATGCATGAACAACTTGCATGGGATTTACGCCTGCGTATTGCAGACAAACAAGCCTATGGGATCTGCTTAGGTAAAGAACAACACAATCAATTAGGTTGGCAAAGTTTTCTCGGAAAACCTGAAGCCAATCCTAGTGTGACAATGACTATTTTGGAATAA
- the tssE gene encoding type VI secretion system baseplate subunit TssE, with protein MTALYNLEDNPASSLFERIQGKSVGSSQRAKIQALLMSIKQNLNQVLNSRPLGCQSTPALGVPDLNDATLTGVDFKVHLSNMIADCITTYEPRITNVTVHFIENEAEPLSLQFNITAFILLENQKQLIEFNVQLDSNRRYQLTQF; from the coding sequence ATGACAGCTCTATATAATTTGGAAGATAACCCCGCTTCCAGTTTATTTGAGCGCATACAAGGGAAGAGCGTAGGCTCTTCCCAACGCGCGAAAATCCAAGCGTTACTCATGTCAATTAAGCAAAATTTAAATCAGGTTTTAAATAGCAGACCTCTAGGTTGCCAAAGCACTCCCGCTTTAGGTGTTCCTGATTTAAACGATGCGACATTAACAGGAGTCGATTTCAAGGTTCATTTATCCAATATGATTGCGGATTGCATTACGACTTATGAGCCAAGAATAACCAATGTCACTGTTCATTTTATAGAGAATGAAGCAGAGCCACTGTCACTGCAATTTAATATTACGGCTTTTATCTTATTAGAAAATCAAAAGCAGCTTATTGAATTTAACGTGCAATTAGACAGCAACCGTAGATACCAATTGACGCAATTTTAA